A region of Nocardioides sp. JS614 DNA encodes the following proteins:
- a CDS encoding ATP-binding protein codes for MPGDRSEPRSRAHPGTAYGLAGCLVLLAVLAREPALDSPGFATVWPAGGLAVLWFVLRDARLLSLDTLLLAAAAATGNAVLGADPRLNAVFVGVTVTQTLLAVWLLRRWSPELWGCGGDRPLDRPRMLPRYGGALAVAMAVGALLGTAGAAAVSGEYEPLSGALYFGRTLVSSLIVVTLGILVGQWVSRPRPRGSLVGYGPVVELLAASGFTAAMYGLAFAFDDLPLVFPLLAATVWFGLRFSTLASAAHSFVVGVATQALTMTGYGPFAAVERADVGTLLAEFYVATIVVTGLALSTGRDERQALSAELLRTQEETLYQASLREAVLGSMNEGLFVLDEAGNLLVHNAAAAEIFGLAYDEVDWEVLAARSRQWADGSAVGTPERPSMRALAGETVRDAEQMITRTDGTQRVVSVSAVPLPRDEVRHRARALVIFRDISSEHARRAELAAFAGVVAHDLRNPLAAIDGWTEMIADELDSGNLSADLARDFVSRVRSSSRRMRELIRDLLAHATASQRDLEVERVDLAALVAEVATARHAESRVRVDPLPVVLADPVLVRQVLDNLIGNALKYVAAGVEPEIVVQGCRTDSRMVTVQVADNGIGIPAGEHERVFDEFHRAHYRDYEGSGLGLSIVRRIISRHDGTIVARANPSGQGSMFEFTLPAYDGE; via the coding sequence ATGCCGGGGGACCGGAGCGAGCCGCGCTCGCGCGCACATCCCGGCACGGCTTACGGGCTGGCCGGGTGCCTCGTGCTGCTCGCGGTGCTGGCCCGCGAGCCTGCGCTCGACAGCCCGGGCTTCGCGACGGTCTGGCCGGCCGGCGGCCTCGCGGTCCTGTGGTTCGTGCTGCGAGACGCGCGCCTGCTCAGCTTGGACACGCTCCTCCTTGCCGCCGCCGCGGCCACCGGCAACGCCGTCCTGGGGGCTGATCCCCGCCTCAACGCGGTCTTCGTCGGCGTCACGGTCACGCAGACGCTGCTCGCGGTCTGGCTGCTGCGCCGCTGGAGCCCGGAGCTGTGGGGCTGCGGGGGTGACCGGCCGCTCGACCGCCCCCGGATGCTGCCGCGCTACGGGGGAGCGCTGGCCGTGGCCATGGCCGTCGGCGCGCTGCTCGGCACGGCCGGAGCGGCGGCCGTCAGCGGGGAGTACGAGCCGCTGTCGGGAGCGCTCTACTTCGGTCGCACGCTGGTCAGCAGCCTGATCGTCGTGACACTGGGGATCCTGGTCGGGCAGTGGGTCTCGCGGCCCCGGCCGCGGGGCTCGCTGGTCGGCTACGGGCCGGTCGTGGAGCTGCTCGCTGCCTCGGGCTTCACCGCGGCCATGTACGGCTTGGCGTTCGCCTTCGACGACCTGCCCCTCGTGTTCCCGCTGCTCGCCGCCACGGTGTGGTTCGGACTGCGGTTCAGCACCCTCGCCAGCGCGGCGCACTCCTTCGTGGTCGGAGTCGCCACGCAGGCGTTGACGATGACCGGCTACGGCCCGTTCGCGGCCGTGGAGCGGGCCGACGTCGGCACCCTGCTCGCCGAGTTCTACGTCGCGACCATCGTGGTCACCGGCCTCGCTCTCTCGACCGGTCGGGACGAGCGGCAGGCGCTCTCGGCCGAGCTGCTGCGCACGCAGGAGGAGACGCTGTACCAGGCCAGCCTGCGCGAGGCCGTGCTCGGCTCGATGAACGAGGGCCTGTTCGTCCTCGACGAGGCCGGCAACCTGTTGGTGCACAACGCCGCGGCGGCCGAGATCTTCGGGCTCGCCTACGACGAGGTCGACTGGGAGGTCCTGGCCGCGCGCTCCCGGCAGTGGGCCGACGGCAGTGCCGTCGGCACCCCGGAACGCCCGTCGATGCGCGCCCTGGCCGGCGAGACCGTGCGCGACGCCGAGCAGATGATCACTCGTACGGACGGCACGCAGCGGGTCGTCTCGGTCTCCGCGGTCCCGCTGCCGCGCGACGAGGTGCGGCACCGGGCCCGGGCGCTGGTCATCTTCCGCGACATCTCCAGCGAGCACGCCCGGCGCGCGGAGCTGGCCGCGTTCGCCGGGGTCGTCGCCCACGACCTGCGCAACCCGCTGGCCGCGATCGACGGCTGGACCGAGATGATCGCCGACGAGCTGGACTCCGGGAACCTCAGCGCCGACCTGGCGCGCGACTTCGTCTCGCGGGTCCGGTCCTCCTCGCGCCGGATGCGGGAGCTGATCCGGGACCTGCTCGCGCACGCGACGGCCAGCCAGCGCGACCTCGAGGTCGAGCGGGTCGACCTCGCTGCGCTCGTCGCCGAGGTCGCGACCGCACGCCACGCCGAGTCCCGGGTGCGGGTCGACCCGCTGCCCGTCGTGCTGGCCGACCCGGTGCTGGTCCGCCAGGTGCTGGACAACCTGATCGGCAACGCGCTGAAGTACGTCGCCGCCGGGGTCGAGCCGGAGATCGTCGTCCAGGGCTGCCGCACCGACTCGCGGATGGTGACCGTGCAGGTCGCCGACAACGGGATCGGCATCCCGGCAGGAGAGCACGAGCGGGTCTTCGACGAGTTCCACCGGGCGCACTACCGCGACTACGAGGGGAGCGGTCTGGGCCTCTCGATCGTGCGCCGGATCATCAGCCGGCACGACGGCACGATCGTGGCCCGTGCGAACCCGAGCGGTCAGGGCTCGATGTTCGAGTTCACCCTCCCGGCGTACGACGGAGAGTGA